In one window of Nothobranchius furzeri strain GRZ-AD chromosome 11, NfurGRZ-RIMD1, whole genome shotgun sequence DNA:
- the nadkb gene encoding NAD kinase b isoform X3, producing the protein MPAVCCVKRKNKWHIQDPASQRLTWNKPPVNVLVIRKIRDESLVEPFKQLCGFLVEEKQMMVYVERRVADDVTLSKDEAFGSIRNQLCTFREGYDDISDCIDLIICLGGDGTLLYASSLFQGSVPPVMAFHLGSLGFLTPFKFESYKTEVAKVLEGNAAITLRSRLKVKVVKDMLQRTGQQPTCRETQQEHNGLLPHGHTNSEAGKVTLQLQVLNEVVVDRGPSSYLSNVDLYLDGRLITSVQGDGVIVSTPTGSTAYAAAAGASMIHPNVPAIMVTPICPHSLSFRPIVVPAGVELMIALSPDARNNVWVSFDGRRRQEIQHGDCIKITTSCYPVPSICCHDLVYDWFESLAQCLHWNVRKRQARLADVSDSSDTEN; encoded by the exons ATGCCTGCCGTCTGCTGCgtaaagagaaaaaacaaatg GCACATCCAGGACCCTGCCAGCCAGAGGCTCACCTGGAACAAACCTCCAGTCAACGTGCTCGTCATCAGGAAGATCAGAGATGAGAGTCTGGTCGAGCCGTTCAAACAGCTCTGCGGGTTTCTAGTGGAG gaGAAACAGATGATGGTGTATGTGGAGCGCAGGGTCGCTGACGATGTCACACTGTCAAAGGACGAGGCCTTTGGCTCCATCCGCAATCAGCTCTGCACCTTTAGGGAAG gttATGATGATATCTCTGATTGCATCGATCTCATCATTTGTCTGGGCGGAGATGGGACTTTGCTCTATGCCTCTTCTCTTTTCCAG GGCAGCGTCCCACCAGTTATGGCGTTCCACCTAGGCTCTTTGGGTTTTCTGACACCTTTCAAGTTTGAATCGTATAAAACTGAAGTGGCTAAAGTGTTAGAAG GGAACGCGGCCATCACTTTGCGCAGTCGCCTGAAGGTGAAGGTGGTGAAAGATATGCTTCAGAGGACTGGACAGCAGCCAACCTGCAGAGAAACGCAGCAGGAACACAACGGACTCCTTCCTCATGGTCACACCAACAGTGAAGCTGGAAAGGTTaccctgcagctgcag gtgttaaaTGAGGTGGTGGTGGATCGCGGCCCATCCTCCTACCTATCCAATGTGGACCTGTACTTGGACGGAAGACTCATAACTTCGGTGCAGGGAGACG GTGTGATTGTGTCCACCCCTACTGGGAGCACAGCATATGCAGCTGCAGCGGGAGCCTCAATGATCCATCCCAATGTCCCCGCCATCATGGTCACACCCATCTGCCCACACTCGCTCTCCTTCAGGCCCATCGTGGTTCCTGCTGGAGTAGAACTCATG ATCGCCTTGTCCCCTGATGCAAGAAACAACGTGTGGGTGTCATTTGATGGCAGGAGGAGGCAGGAGATCCAGCATGGAGACTG CATTAAGATAACCACCTCTTGTTACCCCGTTCCATCTATCTGCTGTCATGACCTGGTGTACGACTGGTTTGAAAGTCTGGCCCAGTGTTTGCACTGGAACGTTCGCAAGAGGCAGGCCCGACTGGCAGACGTGTCCGACTCGTCAGATACAGAAAACTGA
- the nadkb gene encoding NAD kinase b isoform X1 yields the protein MLRPSNSSDHQSESARPSKNKEHPSRSPRRRREGKRSQRRGDDHKQLLWEMERRRLPGQHEHLEPSGSSCDTAESSPKRRAHFLHGPYPATHFGPKACILPNPTSVMHIQDPASQRLTWNKPPVNVLVIRKIRDESLVEPFKQLCGFLVEEKQMMVYVERRVADDVTLSKDEAFGSIRNQLCTFREGYDDISDCIDLIICLGGDGTLLYASSLFQGSVPPVMAFHLGSLGFLTPFKFESYKTEVAKVLEGNAAITLRSRLKVKVVKDMLQRTGQQPTCRETQQEHNGLLPHGHTNSEAGKVTLQLQVLNEVVVDRGPSSYLSNVDLYLDGRLITSVQGDGVIVSTPTGSTAYAAAAGASMIHPNVPAIMVTPICPHSLSFRPIVVPAGVELMIALSPDARNNVWVSFDGRRRQEIQHGDCIKITTSCYPVPSICCHDLVYDWFESLAQCLHWNVRKRQARLADVSDSSDTEN from the exons ATGTTGAGACCTTCAAATTCTTCTGATCACCAGTCAGAATCAGCCAGGCCCTCCAAGAACAAGGAGCACCCATCTAGGTCCCCAAGGAGACGGCGGGAGGGGAAGAGGTCGCAGCGACGAGGGGATGATCACAAACAGCTGCTGTGGGAGATGGAGCGTCGGAGGTTGCCAGGCCAACACGAGCACTTGGAGCCCTCTGGTTCGTCGTGCGACACAGCGGAAAGCTCTCCTAAAAG ACGAGCTCACTTTCTACATGGACCTTATCCAGCCACTCACTTCGGACCCAAAGCCTGCATTCTTCCCAACCCAACTTCTGTCAT GCACATCCAGGACCCTGCCAGCCAGAGGCTCACCTGGAACAAACCTCCAGTCAACGTGCTCGTCATCAGGAAGATCAGAGATGAGAGTCTGGTCGAGCCGTTCAAACAGCTCTGCGGGTTTCTAGTGGAG gaGAAACAGATGATGGTGTATGTGGAGCGCAGGGTCGCTGACGATGTCACACTGTCAAAGGACGAGGCCTTTGGCTCCATCCGCAATCAGCTCTGCACCTTTAGGGAAG gttATGATGATATCTCTGATTGCATCGATCTCATCATTTGTCTGGGCGGAGATGGGACTTTGCTCTATGCCTCTTCTCTTTTCCAG GGCAGCGTCCCACCAGTTATGGCGTTCCACCTAGGCTCTTTGGGTTTTCTGACACCTTTCAAGTTTGAATCGTATAAAACTGAAGTGGCTAAAGTGTTAGAAG GGAACGCGGCCATCACTTTGCGCAGTCGCCTGAAGGTGAAGGTGGTGAAAGATATGCTTCAGAGGACTGGACAGCAGCCAACCTGCAGAGAAACGCAGCAGGAACACAACGGACTCCTTCCTCATGGTCACACCAACAGTGAAGCTGGAAAGGTTaccctgcagctgcag gtgttaaaTGAGGTGGTGGTGGATCGCGGCCCATCCTCCTACCTATCCAATGTGGACCTGTACTTGGACGGAAGACTCATAACTTCGGTGCAGGGAGACG GTGTGATTGTGTCCACCCCTACTGGGAGCACAGCATATGCAGCTGCAGCGGGAGCCTCAATGATCCATCCCAATGTCCCCGCCATCATGGTCACACCCATCTGCCCACACTCGCTCTCCTTCAGGCCCATCGTGGTTCCTGCTGGAGTAGAACTCATG ATCGCCTTGTCCCCTGATGCAAGAAACAACGTGTGGGTGTCATTTGATGGCAGGAGGAGGCAGGAGATCCAGCATGGAGACTG CATTAAGATAACCACCTCTTGTTACCCCGTTCCATCTATCTGCTGTCATGACCTGGTGTACGACTGGTTTGAAAGTCTGGCCCAGTGTTTGCACTGGAACGTTCGCAAGAGGCAGGCCCGACTGGCAGACGTGTCCGACTCGTCAGATACAGAAAACTGA
- the sec62 gene encoding translocation protein SEC62 encodes MLSCSSLARFDVSARRFAPTKLSWRIMAERRRHKKRIQEVSEPTKEEKVVAKYLRFNCPTKSTNMMGHRVDYFVASKAVDCLLDSKWAKAKKGEEALFTTRESVVDYCNRLLKKQFFHRALKVMKKKPEKDPKKEKEKEKCKTDSSKEDEKKGKKEKEKDKEKKKETEVVETKKEKSDDSPKKKKEVKKKFKLEPHEDQLFLDGNEVYVWIYDPVHFKTFAMGLILVIAVIAATLFPLWPAEMRVGVYYLSVAAGCFVASILLLAVARCILFLIIWLVTGGRHHFWFLPNLTADVGFIDSFRPLYTHEYKGPKTSDKKGSDKTNEKDSSSSNKAQKSDSEEKSDSEKKDADDEEEDEEEGGREERKEADGEGKEDSQDTDSDRQDEGSQHSNGNDFEMITREELEQHTEEEEEEEEEEETQVRKEGGSSETKPQTAET; translated from the exons ATGCTTTCCTGTAGTAGTCTCGCGAGATTTGATGTGAGTGCGCGACGCTTCGCTCCAACGAAGCTAAGTTGGAGGATCATGGCGGAGCGCAGGAGGCATAAGAAGCGGATCCAG GAGGTGAGCGAGCCCACCAAGGAGGAGAAGGTGGTGGCTAAGTACCTAAGATTTAACTGCCCCACCAAGTCTACAAACATGATGGGCCACAGAGTGGACTACTTCGTTG CTTCCAAGGCAGTGGACTGTCTTCTGGACTCCAAGTGGGCCAAAGCTAAGAAGGGAGAGGAGGCGCTGTTCACCACCAGGGAGTCAGTAGTGGATTACTGCAACAG ACTCCTAAAGAAGCAGTTCTTCCACCGAGCTCTCAAGGTAATGAAGAAAAAGCCTGAGAAAGATCccaagaaagaaaaagagaaggAAAAATGTAAAACTGATAGCAGCAAGGAAGATGAGAAAAAAGGgaagaaggagaaagagaaggaCAAGGAGAAGAAAAAAGAGACTGAGGTTGTCGAAACGAAGAAAGAGAAAAGT GATGACAGTCCTAAGAAGAAGAAAGAGGTGAAGAAGAAGTTTAAACTGGAGCCTCATGAGGATCAACTGTTTTTGGATGGCAATGAG GTGTATGTGTGGATTTATGATCCCGTCCATTTTAAGACGTTTGCTATGGGCCTAATCCTTG TTATTGCAGTGATTGCAGCCACACTATTCCCACTGTGGCCAGCTGAAATGCGTGTTGGAGTTtactatctgagtgttgcagccgGCTGCTTTGTAGCCAGTATCCTGCTTCTAGCCGTTG CTCGCTGCATCCTCTTCCTGATCATCTGGCTGGTGACCGGTGGCCGGCATCACTTCTGGTTCCTCCCCAACCTGACAGCAGATGTCGGCTTCATCGATTCATTCAGGCCACTCTATACTCACGAGTACAAAGGACCAAAAACCAGCGACAAGAAGGGCTCAGACAAGACCAACGAGAAGGACAGCAGCTCCTCCAACAAGGCTCAAAAGTCAGACAGCGAAGAGAAGTCAGACAGCGAGAAGAAGGAtgcagatgatgaagaggaggatgaggaagagGGCGGGCGAGAAGAGAGGAAAGAGGCAGATGGGGAGGGAAAAGAGGACAGCCAAGACACAGACAGCGACCGCCAGGACGAAGGCTCGCAGCACAGCAACGGAAACGACTTTGAAATGATCACCAGGGAGGAGCTCGAGCAGCAcacggaagaagaggaggaagaggaggaggaggaggagacacaAGTGAGAAAAGAAGGGGGCAGCAGTGAGACTAAACCCCAGACTGCTGAAACATAA
- the nadkb gene encoding NAD kinase b isoform X2 → MASSLKKYTLTKISHPSLHIQDPASQRLTWNKPPVNVLVIRKIRDESLVEPFKQLCGFLVEEKQMMVYVERRVADDVTLSKDEAFGSIRNQLCTFREGYDDISDCIDLIICLGGDGTLLYASSLFQGSVPPVMAFHLGSLGFLTPFKFESYKTEVAKVLEGNAAITLRSRLKVKVVKDMLQRTGQQPTCRETQQEHNGLLPHGHTNSEAGKVTLQLQVLNEVVVDRGPSSYLSNVDLYLDGRLITSVQGDGVIVSTPTGSTAYAAAAGASMIHPNVPAIMVTPICPHSLSFRPIVVPAGVELMIALSPDARNNVWVSFDGRRRQEIQHGDCIKITTSCYPVPSICCHDLVYDWFESLAQCLHWNVRKRQARLADVSDSSDTEN, encoded by the exons ATGGCTTCGTCTCTTAAAAAATACACACTAACAAAAATCAGCCATCCTTCTCt GCACATCCAGGACCCTGCCAGCCAGAGGCTCACCTGGAACAAACCTCCAGTCAACGTGCTCGTCATCAGGAAGATCAGAGATGAGAGTCTGGTCGAGCCGTTCAAACAGCTCTGCGGGTTTCTAGTGGAG gaGAAACAGATGATGGTGTATGTGGAGCGCAGGGTCGCTGACGATGTCACACTGTCAAAGGACGAGGCCTTTGGCTCCATCCGCAATCAGCTCTGCACCTTTAGGGAAG gttATGATGATATCTCTGATTGCATCGATCTCATCATTTGTCTGGGCGGAGATGGGACTTTGCTCTATGCCTCTTCTCTTTTCCAG GGCAGCGTCCCACCAGTTATGGCGTTCCACCTAGGCTCTTTGGGTTTTCTGACACCTTTCAAGTTTGAATCGTATAAAACTGAAGTGGCTAAAGTGTTAGAAG GGAACGCGGCCATCACTTTGCGCAGTCGCCTGAAGGTGAAGGTGGTGAAAGATATGCTTCAGAGGACTGGACAGCAGCCAACCTGCAGAGAAACGCAGCAGGAACACAACGGACTCCTTCCTCATGGTCACACCAACAGTGAAGCTGGAAAGGTTaccctgcagctgcag gtgttaaaTGAGGTGGTGGTGGATCGCGGCCCATCCTCCTACCTATCCAATGTGGACCTGTACTTGGACGGAAGACTCATAACTTCGGTGCAGGGAGACG GTGTGATTGTGTCCACCCCTACTGGGAGCACAGCATATGCAGCTGCAGCGGGAGCCTCAATGATCCATCCCAATGTCCCCGCCATCATGGTCACACCCATCTGCCCACACTCGCTCTCCTTCAGGCCCATCGTGGTTCCTGCTGGAGTAGAACTCATG ATCGCCTTGTCCCCTGATGCAAGAAACAACGTGTGGGTGTCATTTGATGGCAGGAGGAGGCAGGAGATCCAGCATGGAGACTG CATTAAGATAACCACCTCTTGTTACCCCGTTCCATCTATCTGCTGTCATGACCTGGTGTACGACTGGTTTGAAAGTCTGGCCCAGTGTTTGCACTGGAACGTTCGCAAGAGGCAGGCCCGACTGGCAGACGTGTCCGACTCGTCAGATACAGAAAACTGA